A window of Primulina tabacum isolate GXHZ01 chromosome 4, ASM2559414v2, whole genome shotgun sequence contains these coding sequences:
- the LOC142541838 gene encoding uncharacterized protein LOC142541838: MILGGSTDGDSNRTRKGRSRRECLEVEGARRNEAIFSFGPEDLRGVGLPHNDALMDLQGYHLEAVETALFGFAGHMVYPEGEIMLPLTLGSQDLKRTVMTSFTVVDSPSSYNIILGRPAMNELRAVASTYHQKIKFPVGARVGEVRGDQPSSRKCYVEAVRADQSRTRKEGKKARVDGERTMGRGEVHFVAEEEQEELTGISPLIAEHQLNILPGSHPVKQKKRHFGPEKDKVIDAQIKELLKAGHIREIQFPTWLSNVVLNAGATYQRLMDKVFEKQLGRNVEVYVDDILSKSREGASFISDLEETFATLMHYGIKLNPAKCIFGVKSGKFLGFIVTDRGIEVNQEKVESVLSMSSPRSVKEVQKLTGRIASLSRFISRSAHRSYPFFQILRKAQQFGWDEKCEQAFQDLKIHLAGLPVLVKPEPGEKLYVYLSAKEYAVSSVLIKEEGTDQKPVYYVSHALRGPELRYSEVEKIALALVMTARKLRPYFLSHQVIVLTNSPLGRIMTHSEVSGRMIKWTVELGEYDIEYKPRVAIKAQALSDFLSEMIQPSEEEVWKVSVDGASSLMGCGVGVLLVSPLGENVKLALRIDSRITNNEAEYEAVIAGIRAAREVGASRIILYSDSQLITQQIKGIYEAKDDKMLKYLRLIRAQAESFMDWSIEQVPREENSEADALAKMAASLSEVNTREVLHITRLVLSTEEEASPMPEDSWMTPLIAYITNHELPEDKARAQKIKRQAPRFVLLNKILYRRSFQEPLLKCLNEKEVDYVLREIHEGCCAEHLEGMSLTRKTMLAGFWWPTLKQDSAHLVQICEGCQHHSNFSYSPATLMKPIWASCTFDQWGMDIVGPFPVARAQKKFLLVAVDYFSKWVEAEPLAKITEQEEMKITQSFTSVAYPQANGQTEVVNRVIVQALKARLQVFLVEIGQTSSRVESYPEDNDQSRAMELDLIEEKRNMAFIRMEAYRNRVMKSYNKKVRIRNFQVGDLVMKKVNPAGEVGKLEARWERPYKITRKVNSGSFYLEDAQGRPLKRPWNVFNLKKYYA; encoded by the exons atgatattaggAGGCTCTACTGATGGAGATTCTAACCGGACGAGGAAGGGGAGAAGCAGGAGGGAATGTTTGGAGGTAGAAGGAGCAAGAAGGAATGAGGCGATCTTTAGTTTTGGCCCGGAAGATTTGAGAGGGGTGGGTCTGCCCCACAACGACGCCCTG atggatttgcagggcTACCACCTAGAGGCTGTGGAGACTGCCCTCTTTGGTTTTGCTGGCCATATGGTTTACCCGGAAGGGGAGATCATGTTGCCATTAACCTTGGGTTCTCAGGATCTTAAGAGGACGGTGATGACTTCATTCACCGTAGTGGATTCCCcgtcatcatataatatcattttgggGAGACCGGCTATGAACGAATTGAGAGCCGTAGCATCCACATAccaccaaaagataaaatttccaGTAGGAGCTCGGGTGGGAGAAGTCCGAGGAGATCAACCATCCTCTCGGAAATGCTATGTGGAGGCAGTTCGGGCGGATCAGAGTAGAACAAGGAAGGAAGGGAAGAAGGCAAGGGTGGATGGGGAAAGAACGATGGGGAGAGGAGAGGTGCATTTTGTGGCAGAAGAAGAACAAGAA GAGTTGACAGGGATTTCTCCCTTGATAGCAGAACATCAATTGAACATCCTCCCGGGATCTCACCcagtaaaacaaaaaaagaggCACTTTGGCCCTGAAAAAGACAAAGTAATTGATGCGCAAATTAAGGAGCTTCTGAAAGCTGGCCACATTAGGGAAATTCAATTCCCCACATGGCTTTCGAATGTGGTCTTG aatgcaggggctaCTTACCAGCGTCTGATGGATAAAGTCTTTGAGAAGCAGCTGGGACGGAATGTGGaagtctatgtggatgatattctaTCCAAATCCCGAGAGGGTGCCAGCTTTATTAGTGATCTAGAAGAAACTTTTGCGACTCTCATGCATTATGGAATCAAGCTTAATCCTGCCAAGTGTATTTTTGGCGTGAAGAGTGGCAAATTCTTGGGATTCATTGTGACAGACCGAGGGATCGAGGTGAATCAAGAGAAAGTCGAATCTGTGCTAAGCATGTCATCTCCCCGATCTGTCAAGGAGGTACAAAAGCTAACTGGGAGAATTGCTTCCCTTTCCAGATTTATTTCCCGATCAGCACACCGGAGTTATcctttttttcaaatattaagGAAGGCCCAGCAATTCGGATGGGATGAGAAATGTGAACAGGCCTTCCAGGACTTGAAAATTCATCTTGCCGGGCTCCCGGTGTTGGTGAAACCAGAACCTGGAGAAAAATTATATGTCTACCTGTCCGCTAAAGAGTATGCTGTCAGCTCTGTTCTAATAAAAGAGGAAGGAACTGATCAAAAACCTGTCTAttatgtcagccatgctctGAGGGGGCCCGAGCTCCGGTATAGCGAAGTGGAGAAAATTGCTTTGGCTCTAGTCATGACCGCCCGGAAGCTAAGACCTTACTTTCTGTCACATCAGGTTATTGTTCTTACCAATAGTCCTCTGGGTAGGATCATGACTCATTCCGAAGTATCCGGGCGAATGATAAAATGGACAGTAGAGTTGGGTGAATATGACATCGAGTACAAGCCCCGAGTGGCCATTAAAGCACAGGCTTTGTCAGATTTCTTATCTGAAATGATCCAGCCCAGTGAGGAGGAGGTATGGAAAGTATCAGTGGATGGGGCATCTAGCCTGATGGGGTGCGGAGTAGGGGTGTTATTAGTGTCTCCCTTGGGAGAAAATGTCAAATTAGCATTAAGAATTGATTCCCGGATAACCAATAATGAAGCTGAGTATGAGGCTGTTATTGCAGGCATTCGAGCTGCCCGGGAAGTTGGAGCTTCTCGGATTATTCTATATTCTGATTCACAGCTCATCACTCAACAAATAAAGGGCATTTATGAGGCTAAGGATGACAAGATGCTTAAATATTTACGGCTCATTCGAGCCCAAGCAGAAAGTTTCAtggattggagtattgaacaaGTACCCCGAGAAGAAAACAGTGAGGCAGACGCTTTGGCTAAAATGGCTGCTTCTTTATCAGAAGTTAATACCCGAGAGGTGTTGCATATTACTCGGCTGGTTCTCTCTACGGAGGAAGAAGCATCACCCATGCCTGAAGATTCATGGATGACACCACTGATCGCGTATATTACGAACCATGAGCTCCCTGAGGATAAAGCCCGAGCTCAGAAGATCAAAAGACAAGCCcccaggtttgttctcttaaataaaattttgtacagaagATCATTCCAAGAACCGCTTTTGAAGTGTTTAAATGAAAAAGAGGTGGATTATGTTCTCCGAGAAATTCATGAGGGGTGTTGTGCCGAGCACCTCGAAGGAATGTCTTTAACTCgaaaaacaatgcttgctgGATTCTGGTGGCCCACCTTAAAACAAGATTCTGCTCATTTGGTCCAGATTTGTGAGGGCTGTCAGCATCATTCGAATTTCAGCTACAGCCCAGCCACTCTCATGAAGCCTATTTGGGCATCCTGCACTTTTGATCAATGGGGCATGGATATTGTGGGTCCTTTTCCGGTTGCCCGGGCTCAGAAAAAATTCTTACTAGTAGCTGTTGACTACTTTTCTAAGTGGGTTGAAGCTGAGCCTTTAGCAAAGATCACCGAGCAGGAA gaaatgaaaatcactcaatcTTTTACCTCTGTTGCATATCCTCAAGCCAATGGTCAAACAGAAGTTGTCAACAGAGTCATTGTGCAAGCATTAAAGGCAAGACTTCAGG ttTTTCTAGTAGAGATCGGGCAGACCTCttcccgggtagaatcttacccggagGACAACGACCAGAGCAGGGCCATGGAGTTGGACTTGATAGAAGAAAAAAGGAACATGGCATTTATTCGAATGGAGGCATACAGAAATCGGGtgatgaaatcatataacaagaAGGTCCGTATTCGAAACTTCCAAGTtggggatttagtcatgaaaaaAGTCAACCCTGCTGGGGAAGTTGGGAAGCTGGAAGCCCGATGGGAAAGACCTTACAAAATCACTCGGAAAGTCAACTCGGGATCATTTTATTTAGAAGATGCGCAGGGACGTCCCCTCAAAAGGCCTTGGAATGTGTTTAACTTAAAGAAGTACTATGCATAA